From the genome of Bosea sp. Tri-49, one region includes:
- a CDS encoding phosphoglycerate kinase codes for MPAFRTLDDADLAGKRVLVRVDLNVPMEEGRVSDTTRIDRILPTIREIAQKGGKVILLAHFGRPKGRDEKNSLRQVVPALAHALGQPVIFVGDCIGTEAPKAIAAAKNGEILLLENTRFHAGDEANDPEFVKALAANGDLYVNDAFSAAHRAHASTEGLAHLLPAYAGRTMQAELEALSAGLDNPARPVMAIVGGAKVSTKLELLGNLVKKVDVLAIGGGMANTFLAARGINVGKSLCEHDLAATAREIEEKARAAGCEIILPVDALVAREFRANPGHRVVSINEVGPDEMILDAGPLSIAEVVLKLNTVKTVVWNGPFGAFELPPFDTATVAVAQAVAERVRDGRLVAVAGGGDTVAAMNHAGVAEDLTYVSTAGGAFLEWMEGKALPGVEALRKG; via the coding sequence ATGCCCGCTTTCCGCACCCTCGACGACGCCGATCTCGCCGGCAAGCGCGTCCTCGTCCGTGTCGATCTCAACGTGCCGATGGAGGAAGGCAGGGTCAGCGATACCACTCGCATCGACCGCATCCTGCCGACGATCCGCGAGATCGCGCAGAAGGGCGGCAAGGTCATCCTGCTGGCGCATTTCGGCCGGCCGAAGGGCCGCGACGAGAAGAACAGCCTGCGGCAGGTCGTGCCGGCGCTGGCCCATGCGCTCGGCCAGCCGGTTATCTTCGTTGGCGACTGCATCGGCACGGAGGCGCCGAAGGCGATCGCCGCCGCCAAGAACGGCGAGATCCTGCTGCTCGAGAATACCCGCTTCCACGCTGGCGACGAGGCGAACGACCCTGAATTCGTCAAGGCGCTCGCCGCCAATGGCGACCTCTATGTCAACGACGCCTTCTCGGCCGCCCACCGCGCCCATGCCTCAACGGAAGGGTTGGCGCATCTGCTGCCGGCCTATGCCGGGCGCACCATGCAGGCTGAGCTTGAGGCGCTTTCGGCCGGTCTCGACAATCCGGCACGGCCGGTGATGGCGATCGTCGGCGGTGCCAAGGTCTCGACCAAGCTCGAGCTGCTCGGCAACCTCGTCAAGAAGGTCGACGTGCTCGCCATCGGCGGCGGCATGGCCAATACCTTCCTCGCCGCGCGCGGCATCAATGTCGGCAAGTCGCTCTGCGAGCACGATCTCGCCGCTACCGCCCGCGAGATCGAGGAAAAGGCCAGGGCTGCCGGCTGCGAGATCATTCTGCCGGTCGATGCGCTGGTGGCGCGCGAGTTCAGGGCCAACCCCGGCCATCGCGTCGTCTCGATCAACGAGGTCGGGCCGGATGAGATGATCCTCGATGCCGGCCCGCTCAGCATCGCCGAGGTCGTGCTCAAGCTCAACACCGTGAAGACCGTGGTCTGGAACGGGCCGTTCGGCGCCTTCGAGCTGCCGCCCTTCGACACGGCGACGGTCGCGGTGGCGCAGGCGGTGGCGGAGCGTGTCCGCGACGGCAGGCTCGTGGCGGTCGCCGGTGGCGGCGACACGGTCGCGGCGATGAACCATGCCGGTGTTGCCGAGGACCTGACCTACGTCTCGACTGCGGGTGGCGCCTTCCTCGAATGGATGGAAGGCAAGGCCCTGCCGGGCGTCGAGGCGCTGCGGAAGGGGTGA